In Shouchella patagoniensis, the following are encoded in one genomic region:
- the hpt gene encoding hypoxanthine phosphoribosyltransferase, with product MKNDMKEILLSEEQIQEKVKELGHDITEEYRDRFPLFVGVLKGALPFMADLIKAVDTHLEIDFMDVSSYGKGTVSSGEVKIVKDLDTKVEDRDVLIVEDIIDSGLTLSYLVELFKYRKARSVKVVTLLDKPEGRKVDLVPDKTGFIVPDEFVVGYGLDFAERYRNLPYVGILKPEVYES from the coding sequence ATGAAGAACGACATGAAAGAGATCTTATTATCAGAAGAACAAATTCAGGAAAAAGTTAAGGAATTGGGGCATGATATCACTGAAGAATATCGTGATCGTTTTCCATTGTTTGTTGGTGTATTAAAAGGGGCGCTCCCTTTTATGGCTGATTTAATCAAAGCCGTCGATACGCACTTAGAAATTGATTTTATGGACGTGTCTAGTTATGGAAAAGGGACAGTTTCTTCGGGAGAAGTTAAGATTGTAAAAGACCTTGATACGAAAGTAGAAGATCGTGATGTTCTTATCGTAGAAGACATTATTGACAGTGGATTAACTTTAAGTTACTTAGTTGAGCTATTTAAGTATCGGAAAGCCCGTTCTGTTAAAGTTGTCACACTGCTTGATAAACCTGAAGGTAGGAAGGTTGATCTTGTACCAGATAAAACGGGATTTATCGTTCCTGATGAGTTCGTAGTTGGTTATGGTCTTGACTTCGCGGAAAGATACCGGAATTTGCCTTATGTCGGAATTTTAAAGCCAGAAGTATATGAAAGCTAA